A genomic stretch from Neodiprion fabricii isolate iyNeoFabr1 chromosome 3, iyNeoFabr1.1, whole genome shotgun sequence includes:
- the LOC124178774 gene encoding huntingtin isoform X1 codes for MATINGILKAVDTLKNLQLQDTSHDCAARKKEKIAYCTTVADGICSSAARLTPKFSQVLNVAIETLLMLCDDSESDVRMVADECLNRIIRGAMIDGNIVKVQIVLYCEIKKNGTPRTLRTALWRFAQLGHMIRPLKGKAYVANLIPCIVAIAQRSEESVIETLANSLPLILKTLGNFTTDSNVKTLLNAFCQNIPSTQAAFRRTAANMILTTCLNSRNPQAFLLHVLQYMIDTLVPITDDEDRVTTVIGVFGCLRIIIPHIDETSNLSQPDVPLHSFIQVYELCLHFARWHSDHNVVNAALETLAQLLQFPLKELVPILVSCQGITRSRIAMNENTARLSLGPMSGSNVTISGRNLDSTLNLFDPDIPEIKPTVEKWIVDSENVLPVIQRPHIKQADTNQVIGKKEKSLENYSSLIIGSLDSEGIEEESDTGSDIGKAERSPDLSLPSLQSKEDEYLDEVSSSVTSLHRTSSGVLYHECDIGMFTDADVPLKYCCRYLVSSFLLTGIPGQLIPDKMFRVSVKSLALTCIGHILRLYPNILLSTIGKTSNSNAEQQYISDILLFANHVDPQIRGNVAMVIGYFLKAVFLQSGDKYRNMEIFLRSTVPDRMKDNILSLDNLTALLLEGLKDESATTCRQTLLALNLCLTELIESANNKYALPILKALPLLVKNPYFLVKIKLVEVLSNLPYTTVEYVTGGPHFQKNVISVMVELLGDQDQRVRHATATAIVQIVPLLYYQHAHENTVTRKASKLTERYLSDMISNPLENSSFQTGNNSSFNSLPKPFDSLCQQDGDEYDERIESVLSRIISLLTQKLVVGSSKYLNYGCCETLSLLSETFLTTIYPRAWDCLIPKPIVKKTYKRSNSRGDTINEAQSAGGPVAPTSNALISLTVSFLSSSPLSLDLSTHRHLMILAGNLASGMAVCNLKPNEPVNKSDSEPVKLWGLFKEKQIHQHFEQLLTHVVRILNTFVHVIDEVHLQHPNTKSALPPLPTAQALSPKRKLISDQKSKDKEEKTSSSKFGREQMGVFTNFPHYMKLYEILKAANTNYKSTLESEASKMYLSLLNATLQVLSQILEIATIHEAGRIAEEILHYLQTTVILSPTATVQCVQQLLKCLFGSNLSVRWIDPDYQKNFERRNIFRDDSKGFYTQCFQTPARQMADMIKTIGNNCRSGNDPSSGWIGLIQRKGDRKMSSVFRSLSRYPDQKASVASFIRLFEPMVIKSLKQYTVTSCVSLQCRVLLLLSQLVQLRVNYCLLDQDQIFIGFVLKQFEFIEDGYIQETEELIPKIFNFLVQLSYEKYHSKVIIGIPKIIQLCDGLMASGQSPLTHCIPALVPLIEDIFLIRGSSSTVAEQKELETTRDVLVSMLLRLVEYHQVIQLLAACLTESRYSSDGNGEEKWTRWSRLTIDSILPVLASGKVRLESKEAHIALVKLFSAVSPTVFRPVDPLLKVLFIQTPMAQDSVLTMERWLGMVNVVLLALISYAKEEAMLARLSDLSLYNANFYSGSLYTSKEPMSDPLNVRSASAYDIAPEKVLARFLFKVIGLITSKVYDLVGLINYKNHDCYLGAANCVGSDNYLIQQFSFFLQLSIHMFESGSHCKVANAAMQMMQGRNVLQEDRLMLTELNSLMLQLASKCPILTCQWAYLMTLLSYSEMYFWEEILAKQSPNNAVRSTLSRYNPSAVNSDQTELTSNLCNINGEIVRKGSTILFCDYVCENINDAEPLTWLLVNHIEETISLAREPPVKELLAAAVHRNPAASGLLVQAIAARCLDLSKPSFVKRLLQCLEGTHQSQSGALILAMVPRLLTSKHLALCRLAAKIASRRAEVLLTLNTEDIKTQLPRDDFIEMMNILLSTRLAKKYGSLVSLLNKLGAQHYDLSPLELEQRRPFNPSSIKGIQLDRNWFYLQTKLRCCHNNRKYSLLESAELLGNMNYEDSLQIMSSNDFNSKIVKECFKLGIRYTVKKCQELGFSRNGEETDIVFEENDLYKAAKECLLQHVQNINELVPKQREIFHPVGRDMSTKEAKYAAKLSELMNDNVYWNTLLTIIPSVTVYIETLPVLVKYGLSEIDTKFEDVLAKFGLLCFEVIHWMIKECEDDKRKLNPEELESALRCAEVVLKNQNLHKAFGSNHYWVCTASATLTRIVEHFLASNQRLPVVNSCGLKPALENNETRPYAQACIEMAMLVAWLEKYQGEGTPDNIPLFLFNPIKSLIITVSREPLVNSFVLTPPLVWKHGWHIVGSGPTKCLVPLLSSESNLLHEVEVLEQFIYRLTLLGWTSRLQFEETWMALLSLLNITQNEGMSFDELAVSIQATSLAVQAITNLLTQTLLLPCPGNPVNSTFIHQSRDPQLSVHKINSQKLYLIQETLISKFEYVNESKSMHGLTLDHIFRRGNIERVSNRHQYSYSQFSLPYLWASCSLHEDKLSSSVLELKKYRNNVLESLSLDLNSCLHFLLELYSSWTMPRVNTPLRLLNEVTKSILAISELFTERFQYQWMLDTCLDLSRVHPIENEILHQYLVIAVCKATAVLTPLNGETLEKVKRLVETSLKSGFLPARVFALQGTLYLLQSAVFAGCEETMNIIHPLAIEYIQKHIDAQDSQGVLSQSEEHQGVMWALVFFLLEHAEDTPPDAEAPAVLELVLSLVNTQNISTSLHQTLLQGLERLVATRSVVGKVAEQIVKVAVDRLKQASPILALPALQLLLTCMYTGAAEKLNNPEIEEPLPDEEPEVLVQSIERTSAIFDRIKKGYPMEVEVLCAVLPGVLGDFFPPWEILTKVIGEFLSPQQPHPRLLSAVVFQVCERACNSAQLGLLQEWVVFSLPNFIQSLPIAMSTWCLSCFFISASTNPWLRAFFPHVQSRIGKYEYEDKKILCISAADFYQKLSNTNQKMAFVETFETAAKEPGTPFSDILASL; via the exons ATGGCTACGATTAACGGAATACTCAAAGCGGTGgatacattgaaaaatttgcaacttcAAGATACTTCCCACGATTGTGCCGCCAG aaaaaaagagaaaatcgcGTACTGCACTACTGTGGCAGACGGCATATGCTCTTCTGCCGCTAGACTCACtccaaaattttctcaagttctTAACGTCGCTATAGAGACGCTGCTAATGCTTTGTGATGACTCGGAATCAGATGTCAGAATGGTTGCCGACGAATGCTTGAACAGGATAATACGAGGG GCTATGATAGATGGCAATATAGTGAAGGTACAAATCGTGTTATAttgcgaaataaaaaagaacgGTACTCCCCGAACCTTAAGAACTGCACTATGGAGGTTCGCGCAGCTGGGGCACATGATCCGGCCGCTGAAAGGAAAGGCTTACGTGGCAAATCTGATACCTTGCATTGTAGCTATTGCTCAGCGTTCCGAAGAATCTGTTATCGAGACACTAGCCAATTCTTTACcattgattttgaaaactctGGGGAATTTTACAACAGACAGCAATGTGAag acTCTACTCAATGCATTCTGTCAAAACATACCTTCAACACAGGCTGCATTCCGCAGAACAGCAGCTAATATGATTCTTACGACTTGCTTGAACTCTCGAAATCCTCAGGCTTTCTTATTGCACGTTTTACAGTATATGATAG ATACTCTTGTGCCAATAACTGATGACGAAGACCgtgttacaacggtaattggAGTATTTGGCTGTTTAAGGATAATAATACCTCATATTGATGAAACATCAAATTTGAGCCAACCTGACGTCCCCCTTCATAGCTTTATACAGGTGTATGAGCTATGTCTACACTTTGCCAGGTGGCATTCCGATCACAATGTCGTCAATGCAGCGTTGGAGACCTTGGCTCAATTACTACAATTCCCTTTAAAAGAATTGGTTCCGATCTTGGTTTCCTGTCAAGGGATTACACGGAGCAGGATAgcaatgaatgaaaatacagCGCGCCTTTCTTTGGGACCGATGAGTGGTTCCAATGTAACAATATCTGGAAGAAATTTGGATTCGACATTAAATCTTTTCGATCCAGATATTCCTGAAATTAAACCAACCGTAGAGAAATGGATTGTTGATTCGGAGAATGTATTACCAGTGATTCAACGACCCCATATCAAACAAGCCGACACCAATCAAGTCATagggaaaaaggaaaagtcTTTGGAGAATTACAGCAGCCTGATCATCGGATCTCTTGACA GTGAGGGAATCGAGGAAGAGAGCGACACTGGAAGTGATATTGGGAAGGCGGAGCGTTCGCCTGATCTTAGTTTGCCGAGTTTACAATCTAAAGAAGACGAGTACTTGGACGAGGTATCGTCGTCCGTAACATCTTTGCATAGAACATCGTCCGGAGTTCTATATCACGAATGTGACATAGGAATGTTCACGGACGCGGACGTACCACTAAAATATTGTTGTCGATACTTGGTGTCATCATTTCTGCTGACTGGAATTCCTGGTCAATTGATACCTGACAAAATGTTTCGAGTTAGCGTTAAATCACTTGCTCTAACTTGCATTGGTCATATTTTACGACTTTATCCAAACATACTTTTATCAACAATTGGTAAAACATCGAATAGCAATGCAGAACAACAATACATCAGCGATATATTACTTTTTGCTAATCATGTGGATCCTCAAATAAGAGGGAATGTTGCAATGGTAATTGGATATTTTCTGAAAGCTGTTTTCCTTCAATCTGGTGATAAATACAGAAATATGGAAATATTTCTAAGGTCGACCGTACCTGATAGAATGAAGGATAATATCTTGTCGTTAGATAATCTTACAGCGCTACTATTAGAG GGATTGAAGGACGAATCGGCTACAACATGCAGACAAACACTTTTAGCATTAAATCTATGTTTGACTGAACTGATAGAGTCGGCAAATAATAAGTATGCTTTACCAATTCTCAAAGCTCTGCCACTACTTGTTAAAAATCCATATTTTCTTGTTAAAATCAAGCTAGTCGAGGTTCTTAGCAATTTGCCATACACAACCGTCGAGTACGTAACAGGTGGTccgcattttcaaaaaaatgttatctcGGTAATGGTTGAGTTATTGGGGGACCAAGATCAAAGGGTACGTCACGCTACAGCTACTGCTATTGTTCA gattGTTCCCTTGCTGTACTATCAACATGCGCACGAAAACACAGTGACAAGGAAGGCGTCTAAATTAACTGAAAGATATTTATCCGATATGATATCGAACCCATTAGAAAATTCATCTTTCCAAACAGGAAACAACTCATCGTTCAACAGTCTGCCAAAACCTTTCGATTCGTTATGTCAACAGGATGGAGATGAATATGACGAAAGAATAGAATCCGTACTATCGAGAATAATTAGTTTGCTCACGCAAAAACTGGTCGTAGGTTCGTCGAAGTACTTGAACTACGGGTGTTGTGAGACGCTTAGTTTACTCAGTGAAACATTCTTAACGACGATTTATCCAAGAGCCTGGGATTGTTTAATTCCAAAACCAATTGTCAAAAAGACATACAAGAGATCCAACAGCCGTGGAGATACAATAAACGAAGCACAGTCAGCTGGAGGTCCTGTTGCACCCACAAGTAATGCATTGATATCCTTAACTGTGTCTTTTTTATCTTCGTCCCCGTTGAGCCTAGACCTTTCAACTCACAGACATTTGATGATTTTGGCTGGGAACTTGGCGTCAGGAATGGCTGTGTGCAATTTAAAGCCAAATGAACCTGTGAACAAAAGTGATTCCGAACCAGTTAAATTGTGGGGCTTGTTCAAGGAGAAACAAATTCATCAGCATTTCGAACAGCTCTTGACGCATGTCGTCAGAATTCTCAATACTTTTGTACATGTCATTGATGAGGTACATTTGCAGCATCCGAATACTAAATCTGCTCTGCCACCTCTGCCAACTGCTCAGGCATTATCTCCTAAAAGGAAATTGATTTCCGATCAGAAATCTAAAGATAAAGAGGAAAAGACATCCAGCTCGAAGTTCGGTCGGGAACAAATGGGCGTTTTTACCAATTTTCCACATTATATGAAATTGTACGAGATTTTAAAGGCTGCTAATACAAATTATAAATCTACATTAGAATCCGAAGCAAGTAAAATGTATCTCTCACTGTTGAATGCGACGTTACAAGTGTTATCCCAAATCTTGGAAATAGCGACTATACATGAAGCTGGCAGGATAGCGGaagaaatattacattatttgcaAACAACGGTTATTTTGTCTCCAACAGCAACGGTCCAATGTGTACAGCAGCTGCTCAAATGTTTGTTTGGAAGTAACTTGAGCGTTCGATGGATAGATCCagattatcagaaaaatttcgagagaAGAAACATCTTTAGAGATGATTCCAAGGGTTTTTATACACAATGCTTTCAAACACCAGCAAGGCAAATGGCAGATATGATTAAAACTATCGGCAATAATTGTCGAAGTGGGAATGATCCTAGTTCTGG CTGGATAGGTCTCATTCAAAGAAAAGGGGACCGTAAAATGAGCTCAGTATTCAGAAGTTTGTCACGGTATCCCGATCAGAAAGCATCGGTTGCCTCATTTATTCGACTTTTCGAACCAATGGTCATCAAATCATTGAAACAATACACAGTCACAAGTTGCGTATCATTACAATGCAgagtgttgttgttgttaagTCAATTGGTACAACTACGGGTGAATTACTGTTTGTTGGACCAGGATCAGATATTTATTGGCTTCGTTCTAAAGCAGTTTGAATTTATCGAGGACGGATACATTCAGGAAACTGAAGAATTAataccaaaaatatttaactttCTTGTTCAGCTGTCTTATGAGAAATATCACTCCAAGGTGATAATTGGCATCCCGAAGATAATTCAGTTATGCGATGGACTCATGGCCAGTGGACAGTCACCTCTAACTCACTGCATCCCGGCTCTTGTACCTTTAATTGAAGACATATTTCTTATCAGGGGTTCAAGTTCAACGGTGGCAGAACAAAAGGAATTGGAAACAACCAGAGATGTTTTAGTATCTATGTTGCTAAGATTAGTTGAGTATCATCAGGTAATCCAATTGCTAGCCGCCTGTTTAACGGAATCAAGATACAGCAGCGATGGTAACGGTGAAGAAAAGTGGACACGATGGTCTAGGCTGACCATAGATTCAATTCTACCCGTTCTAGCTTCTGGTAAAGTCAGACTCGAGTCCAAGGAGGCTCACATCGCACTAGTCAAGCTTTTCTCAGCTGTGTCGCCAACAGTATTCAGACCGGTCGATCCGTTGCTCAAAGTATTGTTCATCCAAACACCAATGGCACAAGATTCCGTTCTGACTATGGAACGCTGGCTGGGAATGGTAAACGTGGTTTTACTTGCTTTAATATCATATGCCAAAGAAGAAGCCATGCTTGCTCGACTCTCGGATTTGAGCTTGTACAATGCCAACTTTTATTCTGGTTCTCTGTACACCTCAAAGGAACCAATGTCCGATCCGTTGAATGTGAGAAGTGCGTCCGCATACGACATTGCGCCAGAGAAAGTATTAGCCAGGTTCCTATTTAAAGTTATTGGCTTGATTACATCCAAGGTGTACGATCTAGTTGGTCTTATCAATTACAAAAACCACGATTGCTATCTGGGTGCTGCTAATTGTGTAGGAAGCGACAACTATTTGatacaacaattttcattctttttacAATTGAGTATTCACATGTTCGAGTCTGGTAGCCACTGTAAAGTTGCTAATGCCGCAATGCAAATGATGCAAGGGCGAAACGTACTCCAGGAAGACAGGTTAATGTTAACCGAATTGAATTCTCTAATGCTCCAATTAGCGAGCAAATGTCCTATACTGACGTGCCAGTGGGCATATCTGATGACGCTTCTTAGTTACAGTGAAATGTACTTTTGGGAAGAGATTTTAGCCAAACAGTCACCAAATAATGCGGTACGTTCAACTCTCAGCAGGTACAACCCTAGTGCTGTGAACTCAGACCAAACAGAGCTAACGAGCAACCTGTGCAACATTAATGGAGAAATTGTAAGGAAAGGCAGCACCATACTATTCTGTGACTATGTATGTGAGAATATTAACGATGCCGAACCACTAACCTGGCTGTTGGTAAATCATATCGAGGAAACTATATCTCTCGCTAGAGAACCTCCAGTAAAAGAACTCCTGGCCGCGGCGGTCCATAGGAATCCGGCAGCGAGTGGTCTTCTTGTTCAGGCGATAGCTGCTAGGTGCTTAGATCTGTCAAAGCCTAGTTTTGTAAAAAGATTGCTTCAGTGCTTGGAAGGTACCCACCAGTCTCAAAGCGGAGCTCTAATTTTGGCAATGGTACCAAGACTACTCACTTCGAAACATTTAGCATTGTGTAGACTCGCGGCAAAAATTGCTAGTCGAAGGGCTGAAGTTTTGCTAACATTGAATACTGAGGATATTAAGACGCAGTTGCCTAGAGACGATTTCATAGAGATGATGAACATTTTGTTATCGACGAGATTGGCGAAGAAATATGGTAGCCTAGTTAGCTTGCTGAACAAACTCGGTGCTCAACACTACGATTTGTCACCGTTGGAATTAGAACAGCGTCGGCCTTTCAATCCGTCGAGCATCAAGGGTATCCAGCTTGATAGGAACTGGTTTTATCTTCAGACTAAACTTCGTTGTTGTcataataatagaaaatacagtttaCTAGAATCTGCTGAACTACTGGGTAATATGAACTATGAAGACTCTTTGCAAATTATGTCCTCTAAtgattttaattcaaaaatcgtcAAGGAGTGCTTCAAGTTGGGCATTAGATATACagttaaaaaatgtcaagagCTTGGATTCAGTAGAAACGGTGAAGAAACTGATATTGTGTTCGAAGAAAACGATCTCTACAAAGCGGCAAAGGAATGCTTACTGCAACATGTACAGAATATCAACGAACTCGTGCCTAAacaacgtgaaatttttcatcccgtAGGTCGAGACATGAGTACTAAGGAGGCTAAATACGCAGCCAAACTTTCGGAGCTGATGAACGACAATGTTTACTGGAATACTTTGCTTACAATTATTCCATCCGTTACTGTATACATTGAAACATTACCAGTGCTAGTGAAATATGGTCTGTCAGAGATCGATACGAAATTCGAGGATGTTTTGGCAAAGTTCGGACTGCTCTGCTTTGAAGTGATACACTGGATGATTAAGGAATGTGAAGATGACAAGAGAAAATTAAACCCAGAAGAATTGGAGTCGGCATTAAGGTGCGCTGAGGTAGTATTGAAGAATCAGAATCTGCATAAAGCATTTGGCAGTAATCATTACTGGGTTTGTACTGCGTCAGCGACTTTGACAAGGATTGTCGAACATTTTTTGGCTTCTAATCAGCGTCTTCCAGTCGTCAACAGTTGCGGACTAAAACCAGCActagaaaataatgaaacaagACCTTACGCACAAGCCTGTATAGAAATGGCAATGCTTGTTGCTTGGCTGGAAAAATATCAAGGCGAGGGTACTCCGGATAACATTCCATTATTCTTATTCAATCCAATTAAAAGTCTGATTATAACTGTGAGCAGAGAACCTTTAGTCAATTCTTTTGTTCTCACTCCTCCGCTAGTTTGGAAGCATGGCTGGCACATAGTCGGCTCAGGTCCCACCAAATGTCTTGTGCCGTTGTTATCTTCTGAGTCAAATTTGTTGCACGAAGTCGAAGTACTTGAACAGTTTATTTATCGATTGACATTGTTAGGATGGACCTCCAGGCTTCAGTTTGAGGAAACGTGGATGGCGTTGTTGAGTTTATTAAATATCACTCAAAATGAGGGCATGTCGTTCGATGAATTAGCTGTTTCCATTCAAGCGACTAGCTTGGCTGTTCAAGCTATAACCAATCTGTTGACCCAGACATTGCTTTTGCCGTGTCCCGGGAATCCGGTAAACAGCACTTTCATTCACCAGTCAAGAGATCCACAGCTTTCTGTGCATAAAATTAACTCTCAGAAACTGTACTTGATACAAGAAACCCTGATATCAAAGTTTGAGTATGTTAATGAATCCAAAAGTATGCATGGGTTGACGCTAGATCACATTTTTCGCCGAGGGAACATTGAACGGGTTTCTAACAGGCATCAATACAGTTACAGTCAGTTTTCTCTACCTTATTTATGGGCGTCATGCTCTCTGCACGAAGACAAACTCAGCTCTAGTGTTTTGGAGTTAAAGAAATATCGTAACAACGTTTTGGAGTCTTTATCTTTGGACCTAAATTCTTGTCTCCACTTTTTGCTGGAGCTCTACTCATCATGGACTATGCCACGCGTAAACACACCCCTGAGATTATTAAACGAAGTGACCAAATCAATACTAGCTATCTCAGAATTATTTACCGAGAGATTTCAGTATCAATGGATGCTTGATACTTGCTTAGATTTGTCCAGGGTTCATCCAATCGAGAATGAAATCTTACATCAGTACCTCGTTATTGCAGTGTGTAAAGCTACTGCTGTTCTCACCCCACTA aatGGTGAAACTCTTGAAAAAGTGAAACGTTTGGTAGAGACAAGTTTAAAATCTGGTTTCCTGCCAGCCAGAGTCTTTGCCTTGCAAGGAACCCTTTATCTCTTGCAAAGTGCTGTATTTGCCGGCTGTGAAGAAACTATGAATATTATCCATCCATTAGCCATAGAGTATATTCAGAAGCACATAGATGCTCAAGATTCGCAAGG TGTTCTCAGCCAGAGTGAAGAGCATCAAGGAGTAATGTGGGCTCTAGTCTTTTTCCTGTTGGAGCATGCCGAAGATACGCCGCCAGACGCAGAAGCTCCGGCAGTGCTGGAACTGGTGCTTTCTCTGGTCAATactcaaaatatttcaacttcTCTTCACCAAACGTTGTTACAA GGTTTGGAGCGATTAGTTGCAACAAGGAGTGTAGTTGGTAAAGTTGCAGAACAAATTGTGAAAGTTGCAGTTGATAGACTGAAACAGGCGAGTCCGATTTTGGCATTACCTGCTTTGCAGTTACTGCTAACTTGTATGTATACTGGTGCAGCCGAGAAGTTGAACAATCCAGAGATTGAGGAACCTTTACCCGACGAGGAGCCTGAAGTATTGGTGCAGTCTATCGAAAGAACGTCTGCAATTTTTGATCGAATCAAAAAGGGATACCCTATGGAAGTCGAGGTGTTATGTGCAGTTCTACCAGGTGTTCTTGGCGATTTTTTCCCACCCTGGGAAATTCTCACCAAAGTAATTGGGGAATTTTTATCACCTCAACAACCTCATCCCAGATTATTATCTGCTGTTGTTTTCCAG GTATGTGAAAG